The genomic stretch CCGCCTAAGCGGAGTATAATGTTCATATCATAAGCACAAATGTTTATACAGAGCGGATTATAAACCGAACTAGAACTGTGTTGGATGGGATAGCCGAATGATATGCCTAGAGGAGAAAATCAAGTGGATAGGAGAGGAGCTAGATGAAGCTGATTGTGCAAAAGTTTGGGGGCACCTCTGTCGGTTCAGTAGAGAGAATCCGTCACGTGGCGAAAATCATTGAGCGTGAGGCAAGGCAAGGCTTTCAACTTGTGGTTGTTGTGTCGGCAATGGGACACACAACCGATAAACTGCTCTCTCTTGCCGGACGCATATCAGTACAACCCTCGCCGAGGGAAATGGATATGCTGCTCACCACGGGGGAACAGGTGACATGTGCCTTGTTATGCATGGCTTTGCATCAATTGGGGATTGAGGCTGTTTCCTTGACGGGATGGCAAGCCGGTATTATCACCGACCATCATCATGGGGATGCGAAGATTATCAAGATGAATAAAGCTCCGATTCTCCGTCATCTCGAGCAAGGAAAAGTTGTGGTTGTGGCAGGTTTTCAGGGACAAACGGAGGATGGGGAAATCACCACGCTTGGCCGGGGAGGGTCAGATATTACCGGCGTGGCCTTGGCCGCTGTCCTCTCTGCCGAAAGATGTGACATCTATACAGATGTTAAAGGAGTGTACACAGCGGATCCGCGTGTCGTGCCTCTAGCCCGGCAGATGAAAGAAATTGACTATAACGAGATGATCGTTTTGGCCCAATTAGGCGCCCAAGTGGTTCATGAGAGAGCGGTGCAATGGGCCAAGAAATACCATGTACCGGTTTGTGTTAAATCAAGTTTTGACCCTGTTGACCAACAGAGCGAAGGGACATGGATCAGGCAGATTCGTCATCAAGAGGGTCACAACAGGCCGGTTGTGCATGGGTTGACACATAAAATCTTGTCTGATCACCAGGCCAAATTATCTCTTGTCGGAGACGGCATCGGTCATGATTCAAACGTTCGCATGCAAGTGATGAAGACACTTAAACACCACCAAATCGAAGTGGAAGAAGATGAGCGGGGCATTTTCTTCCAATCCTATATTTTGGCTGCAGAACAAGTTGAGCATGCCCTTCAATGTCTGCATCAAGCTTTTCATTTAGATGAAATATTACAAGTAAACAATGATCTAATGATCAAAAATTAAGTATCATGTCCTACAGATTTTCGTATGGCTTCATTTGTTATCCTCCTGCCCTAAGCAGGGGGATTTTATTTTTAATTAAGGTCAAAGCAAAAATTATGCAAAAATTTATATATTAAATATAGTGGAGGAAATGCTTAGTGCATTAAAGGAAGCCGGAATCCAAGCAGCGAAACCGCGAGCCACATTTTTCATTTGGGCCCAGGTGCCGGAGGGTTTCACGTCAGCAGAGTTTGCAACAAGATTGCTGGAAGAAGCGGGCATTGTTGTCATGCCTGGGCATGCCTTTGGGCCGCGTGGAGAAGGATTTTTCCGCCTCTCGCTCTCTGTGCCTACTGAACGGTTGCGTGAGGCAGCCCGGCGCATCAGACAATTAGGAAAGGAGCATACAGGCAAGTGAAGTCAAAGACCCAACACATGCTGAATGCAGAAACAATGACAACGGCCAGGTCCATTGTCAGAATGATCAAAAATGAAGGGATTGACCAAGTGTTTTGTGTTCCGGGAGAAAGTTATTTGCCCGTGCTGGATGCCATCTATGACGAGGAAGATATAGAGCTGATCTCGGCCCGCCATGAGGGAGGCGCCTCATTTATGGCTGAAGGATGGGCCAAAGCGTCAGGCAGGCCGGGGGTAGTGCTGGCCACCCGTGGAGTGGGCGGTTCCAACCTGGCCATTGGCGTCCATACAGCCTTCCAGGATTCCACCCCGCTTGTTGTTTTTCTCGGCCAGGTCGACAGCCGGTTCAGGGGCAGGGAAGGATTTCAGGAAGTGGATTTAGAGCAGTTTTTCCGGCCTATTGCCAAATGGACAGTGGAAATTACCGATCCTCAGCGTGTGCCGGAGTTGGTGGGCCGGGCCTTTCGTGTCGCCCAATCAGGCCGGCCTGGACCGGTGGTGGTTTCACTCCCGGAAAATATCTTGAAGGCAGAAATCCAACTGCCAATTGTTCAGAGGACCGCCCGCCCCCGCCCGGCTCCTTCCGCTAGAGAGGTTGAACAAGTGGGGCGCATGTTGGCGGACGCCAGAAAACCGCTGATCATTGCCGGTGGAGGCGTGATTCGAGCCGATGCTGAAGATGCTTTAATACGTTTTGCCGAAAAACAGCGTATTCCTGTGATGGCTGCTTTCCGGCGTCATGATGTGTTTCCCAACGATCACGAACTGTATGCGGGGCATTTGGGGCTGGGGACACCGGCAGTGATCTTGCAAGGGGT from Caldalkalibacillus thermarum encodes the following:
- a CDS encoding aspartate kinase, which encodes MKLIVQKFGGTSVGSVERIRHVAKIIEREARQGFQLVVVVSAMGHTTDKLLSLAGRISVQPSPREMDMLLTTGEQVTCALLCMALHQLGIEAVSLTGWQAGIITDHHHGDAKIIKMNKAPILRHLEQGKVVVVAGFQGQTEDGEITTLGRGGSDITGVALAAVLSAERCDIYTDVKGVYTADPRVVPLARQMKEIDYNEMIVLAQLGAQVVHERAVQWAKKYHVPVCVKSSFDPVDQQSEGTWIRQIRHQEGHNRPVVHGLTHKILSDHQAKLSLVGDGIGHDSNVRMQVMKTLKHHQIEVEEDERGIFFQSYILAAEQVEHALQCLHQAFHLDEILQVNNDLMIKN
- a CDS encoding aminotransferase class I/II-fold pyridoxal phosphate-dependent enzyme, with amino-acid sequence MLSALKEAGIQAAKPRATFFIWAQVPEGFTSAEFATRLLEEAGIVVMPGHAFGPRGEGFFRLSLSVPTERLREAARRIRQLGKEHTGK